In Microbacterium sp. No. 7, the genomic window GTTCTCGCCGATCTCGGGCGCGGGGCGCGGCGGCGTCGTCCCGGCGCGCGCGAAGCGGGGCGCGGGGGCCGGATGCCAGATCCCGCCGACCTCGGAGAACGCTCCGCGGGCCCGCAGCTGCGGGTCGTGCAGTGATTCCTCGAACGTCAGCACGGGCGCGAGGCACGCGTCGGTGCCGGCCGTCAGCGCGACCCACTCGTCGCGCGGGCGGGTCGCGAAGTGCGCGTCGAGCGCCGCGATCAGCTCGGGCCAGCGGGTCCGGTCGTCGCGCGCGGCCATGCGCGGGTCGCCGGAGAGGCCGATGCGCTCGATCAGCACGTCCCAGAAGTGCCGCTCGATCGCGCCGACCGCGACGTCCCGGCCGTCGGCGCACCGGTAGGCGCGGTAGTACGGCGCCCCGCCGTCCATGAAGTTGCTCTCGCGCCGGTCGACCCACGTGCCGTCGTGCAGGAAACCGCGCATCATGCCGAAGAGCGAGGCGACGCCGTCGACGATGCTCGCGTCCACGACGTCGCCCTCGCCCGTCGCGCGCGCTCGCAGCACGGCCGCGACGATGCCGAATGCGAGGTACATGCCCCCGCCGCCGAAGTCGCCGATGATGTTCACCGGCGGCACGGGCGGACGGTCGCCGTGGCCGACGGCGTGCAGCCCGCCGGTCACGGCGAGGTAGGTGATGTCGTGGCCGGCCGTCTGTGCGTACGGGCCGTCCTGCCCCCAGCCGGTGATGCGGCCGTAGACGAGCGCGGGGTTCACGGCGAGGCAGTCGTCGGGCCCGAGGCCGAGCCGCTCCGTGACGCCCGGCCGCATGCCCTCGATGAGGGCGTCGGCGTCGGCGACCATCCGCAGCACGAGCTCGCGGCCGCGCGGGCTCTTCAGGTCGACCGCGATCGAGCGGCGCGTGCGGCCGTTGACCTCGATGCGACGCTCGACGACGGGCCGCGCGCCGAGACGGTCGACCCGCACGACGTCGGCGCCCAGGTCGGCGAGCAGCATCGCGGCGAACGGCCCGGGTCCGATGCCGGCGAGCTCGATGACGCGCACCCCCGCGAGGGGGCCTCGGCCGGCCGGCGCGCTCACGCGCCCACCGCCGCGCGGGCACGTGGAGACGCCACGGTGACGGTGACGGTGACGGTGAAGAAGGCGATCATGCGCGGCCCCTCAGCCGACCGGTCCCTGCGCGGCCATCTCGACGAGACGGAACTTCTGCACCTTGCCGGTCGCCGTGGTCGGCAGCTGCGCGGCCTCGATGAACCGGAACTGGCGCGGGCGCTTGAACGCCGCGAGCTTCTCGCGGCACACGCGCTCGAGCGCGTGTGCGAGGGCGGCCTCGTCGGCATCCGTTCCCGAGTCGCGCACGAGCCATGCGCAGCCGATCTCGCCCCATTTGGGGTCGGGGATGCCGACGACGTACGCCTGGCTGATGCCCGGCTGCGACGTGAGCAGGTCTTCGACCTCCTTGGGCGCGTAGTTCTCGGCACCGCTGCGGATGAGCTCCTTCTTGCGCCCCGTGAGGTGCACGGCGCCGTCGGAGGTGACGCGGCCGATGTCGCCCGAGTAGACCCAGCCGCCCTCGCGGAACGTCGTCGTCTCGTCGGGCCGCTTCCAGTACCCGACGGCGTTGACGGGACCGCGCGAGATGAGCTCGCCGATCTCGCCGTCGGGCAGGATCTCGCCCGTCTCGGGGTCGGCGGCGCGCATCTCGGCGACGTCGCCGCCGCGCTCGGGGATGCCGGCGACGCCCGCGTACTTGATGCGTCCCACGGTCGACGCGACGAACTCGACGCCGTCCTCGGGGCGCGACATGACCTGCCCGCCGCCCGACTCGGTCTGCCCGTAGCCCGTCGTCGCCTCGGTCACCTGCAGCAGGCTCATCGCCCGCTCCCAGAGCCAGACGGGCGCGGGCGCCCCCGCGCTCATCAGGCCGACGAGCGAGCCCATGTCATGGTCGGTCGTGGTCGCGCCGTCGCACAGCGAGATGACCATCGTGGGCACGGTGACGAGCTCGTTGGCGCGATGCCGCTCGATCGCGGCGAGGATGTCGTCGGGCGCGAACTGCAGCCGCGTGATGACCGCGCCGCCCGCGAACATCGAGGCGTTGAGCACCTCGTTGTTGGCGAACGCGTGGTACAGCGGCAGCGCCGACAGCACGCGCCAGCCGTCGCCGAAGGCGCGGCTGACGGCACCGCCGTAGCCGATGCGCGCGTCCTGGTCGTGCGTCCAGAGCACCCCCTTGGGCGCTCCGGTCGAGCCGGAGGTGTAGAAGAGGATGCTGAGGTCGTCGCCCGCGACCTCCGGGAGGTCGTCGGGCGGCTCGCCGCCGGCCTCCAGCGCGGGGAACGCGGCGACGCCGGGGCGGAGCGGGGCCATCGCCTCGAACTGCACGACGAAGCGCAGGTCGGGCAGCTCGGCGAACCCGCCCCGCTCCCAGCCGGGCACGATCTCGTCGAGCATCGCGAGGTAGTCGAGCCCGCGGAAGCCGGTCATGGTGATGAGCGCCACGGCCTCGGAGTTGCGCAGCACGAACGCGAGCTCGTCGCGCTTGAACGCGAAGTTGAGCGGCACGATGACCGCGCCGAGCGTCGAGAGCGCATACTTCAGCACGACGTACTCGGGGTAGTTCGCCATCATGACGGCGACGTGGTCGCCCTTGCGCACCCCGCGGGCGTGGAGGCCGCCCGCGACGCGGCGCACGCGCTCCGCGATCTCGCGGTAGCTGAAGGTGCGCTCGTCGGTGACCACGAAGTCGCGGTCGGGGAACGCCTCGGCGGTGCGGAGGAACCACGCGTGGATCGCCTGCGGCGTCCACTCCGGGTAGCGCGCCTCGACGGACGCGCGGCGCTGGGCGGGGTCGAGGTGGGGAGAGGACATGCGGGCGAACCTTTCGTCGATGAAAAGCCGGGGGGAGCCGGGGCGGCAGCGCCGCCGACGGGGTCAGGGGGCGGACGCCCGTCGCGTGTGGATGTCGGCCGCGCGGCCGGTCGTGCCGTAGTTCATGCCGGCGACGCCGTGCTGCAGGGAGTTGGTGCCCATGAGGGTGCCGAGGCGGTGGCCGACGCCGGCGATGCCGCCGTCGACGGTGACGGTCTCGGCCGTGATGAACCGCGTGGCCGGGTCGGTGAGGAACAGCACGGCCCGCGCGACGTGCTCGGGCCGGCCCGCCTCGGGCCAGGGCTGCGCACGGGCGAAGTCATCGCGCGTGCGTCGCGCGCTCGTGGGGTTGATGGGCGTCTCGATGAGCCCCGGGTTCACGGTGTTCACCGCGATGCCGTGGGGCGCCAGCTCGGCGCCGAACACGCGCGACATGTGGATGACGGCGGCCTTGGCGACGGAGTAGGCCTGCGGCCCGGCGTCGGCGATGAGGCCCGCGATCGAGCCGATGTTGACGATCGAGCCGCCCGTGCCCTGCGCGATGAGCAGGCGCGCGGCGTGCTTGACGCCGATGAACACGCCGCGCGTGACGACCGCGAACGTGGCGTCCCAGTCCTCGACCCGCGTGTCGACGAGCGGCCCGATGGCGCCGCCGATCGCGGCGTTGTTGACGATGCCGTCGATGCCGCCGAAGGCGTCGGCGAAGCCGCCGATCGCACGCTCCATCCGCGGCTCGTCCGAGACGTCGGCCTGCGCCGTCGCGAGCCTGCCGTCGGCGACCGCGTCGGCGAACGTGGCACGCAGCGCGGCGAGCGACGCCGGGTTGAGGTCGATCGCGCCGACCCGGTCGCCGCGGTCGAGCATCCCGCGCACGGTGGCGAGGCCGATGCCGCTCGCACCGCCGGTGACGATGAGCCTGCTCATGCCGACTCCTACTGGTACCAGGTGGATCGGCCGCCGTCGTTCGCGACGAGCTGGCCCGTCATGAAGCTCGACGCCTCGCTGAAGAAGTGCAGGATCGGCCCCGTCATCTCCGCCGGGTCGCCGACGCGCTGGAGGGGTGCGGCCTTCGCGGCGCCCTCGAAGAACCTCTTGCTCTCCTCGGGGGATCCCGCCGTGGCGAGCGCGAGCGGCGTCACGTGCAGGCCGGGGGCGATGCAGTTGACGCGGATGCCGTGCGTGCCGAGCTCCGCGGCGAGCGACGTGGTGAAGCCGATGACGGCGCCCTTCGACGTCGAGTAGGTGTGGGTGGGGAACTGCATGCGTCCCATGAACCCCGCGAGCGAGGCGATGTTGACGATGCTGCCGCCGCGGCCGCCCGCGATCATGCGACGCGCGGCCTCCTGGGCCGCGAAGAGCGTTCCGTTCACGTTGACGCCGAAGACGTGCGCGACCTCGTCCTCGGTGATCTCGGTGATGCTGTGCGGCGGCGAGACGATGCCGGCGATGTTCGCGAGGTAGTCGACCCGGCCGTCCCATCGCTCGTCGAGCCGGCGGAACGCCTCGGCGAGCTGCTCCCGCGACGAGATGTCGGCACCCACGAAGAGCAGCTCGTCGTGCGCCAGGTCGGATGCCGCGACGACGTCGGGCAGGTCGATCCCCAGCACGCTCGTGCCGCGCTCGAGCAGCGTCTCGACGAGGTTGCGTCCCATCGGCCCCGCGGCGCCCGTGACGACGGCGACCTTGCCGGCCCATTCGTTCGCTTCTTCGCTCACGATTCTCTCCTTTGACGTTGTGCGCGCGCTCGTCGCGCAACCGCTCTATGACGTGATCAGGGCCCACAGGCCATCGCGCCCGGCGGCACGCGCGGCCTCGCCGAGCTTCTTGTCCCATGACTGCACCGAGCCGTGCTCGCCGCGCCACGCGAGCGCCGCGCGCGTGTACTCGTGCAGCACGTGCTCGCGCGTCGTGCCGATCGCGCCGAACACCTGGTGCGCGTCGCGCACGACGACGGATGCCGCGTGACCCGCGCACGAGCGCGCGATCGCGATGAGCGTGTCGAGGTCGGGCGCCGACCAGCCGTCGGCGAGCGCCGTGACGAGCGCGAACTCGGTCGCCGAGCGCGCGAGCGAGGCCTCGGTCGCGATGTCGGCGAGCAGGTGCTGCACGGCCTGCAGCCGCGCGAGCGGCCGGCCGAACTGCACGCGCACGGTCGCGTGCTCGACGGCGAGGGCGAGAATGCGCTCGAGGGCCGCGCTCACCTGCACGGCACGCACGAGCGCGCTCTTGCGCTGCAGTTGCGCGACGGTCTCGTCGGGGACGGCCACCCCGCCGATCGCCGAGAGGTCGACGGTGATCGTGTCGCGCGGCTCGCCCACGAGGTTCTCGCCCGTCTCGACGCGCACGTCGCTCACGGTCGTCTCGGCGATGCGATAGGCGCCGGGGCCGCCCGCGACCACGACGATCGCGTCCACGGCACCGGCCCACGGCACGTGCCGCGCGACGCCGTTCTCGTCGACGACCGCGACGGTGCGCACGGCATCGGTCGCCGGCAGGCCCGCCTCGTCGGCGATCCAGCCCGCGAGCAGGTCGTTCTCGACCAGGGGAAGCCGCACGCCGTATGAGGCGGCCGCGCGCACGAGCGCGATGCCCTCGGTCCAGGTCGCGCCGCTGCCGCCGGCGGATTCGTCGCCCGTCAGCCGGGTGAGCCCCAGCTCGGCCAGCTGGGCCCACAGGTCGCGGTCGACGCTCACGCGGCCGACGCCGGGCGCCCGCGATTCCCGCGCGGCGGCGAAGACGTCACCGAGCATCTCGACGAGCTCGGCGTCTGCCGTCAGGATCTCGTCACTCACCGCAGTCCCAATCCTCGCGCGATCACGCCACGCAGCACTTCGTTCGTTCCTCCGCGCAGGGTGAAGCCCGGCCGCTGGTCGACGGCCCGGGCGGTCAGCGCGGTCAGCGTCCGGTCGTCGACGTCGTCGCCCACGCGCAGGTCGGCGTAGTCGGCGATGTCGCCCTCGGTCGTGGTGCCGAGCACCTTCACGACCGCCGCCGCGACATCGGCCGGCTCGTGGCGCTCGAGCGCCCCCGACACCGCCATCGACATCTGGTGCAGGCCCGCGATGCGCGCGACGAGGCATCCCAGATCGGCATCCGCCTCGACGTGGCCCGTGCGGGCGCTCTCGGCGAGCTCGGCCAGCAGGGGAAAGGTCGACAGCAGCCGCTCGGGGCCGCTGCGCTCGTAGCCCAGCTCGCTCGTGACCTGCTTCCATCCGCTGCCGATCTCACCGAAGGCCCGGTCGTCGGGCACGAACACGTTGTCGAGGAACACCTCGTTGAAGTGGTGCGAGCCGTTCATCGACACGATGGGGCGCACGTCGACGCCCTCCTGCGCGAACTCGACGATGAACTGGCTGAGCCCCGCGTGGCGGTGCTCGGGGTCGACGGGCGCGCTGCGAGCGAGCACGATGAACGCGTGCGCGTGGTGCGCACCGCTCGTCCACACCTTGTTGCCCGAGACGCGCCAGCCGCCGTCGACCCGCTCGGCGCGCGTGCGCACGCTCGCGAGGTCGGACCCCGAGTTCGGCTCGCTCATGCCGATGCCCCAGTAGCCCTCGCCCGCCGCGATGCGCGGCAGGTAGGCCTGCTTCTGCTCCTCGGTGCCGTAGGCGAGCAGGCTTGGCGCGATCTGCCGGTCGGCGATCCAGTGCGCCGCGACGGGGGCGCCCGCGGCGAGCAGCTCCTCGACCACGGCGAACCGCTCGCCGAAGCTGCGACCGCGGCCGCCGTACTCGACGGGGATGGTCATGCCGAGCCAGCCGCGCGCCGCCAGCTCGCGCGAGAAGTCCTCGTCCCAGCCCGAGAGCCAGCTGTCGACGGTCGGCTCGAACCGGCCGGCCGCGCGCTTCTCGGCGAGGAACTCGCGCACCTCGGCGCGCAGCGCGCGTTCGTCGTCGGAGATCCGTGCCACCTGCGGCACGAGCCGCGCGTCGCCCCTCACGAGGTCTTCCACTTCTCGACGCGCTCGTCATGTTCGGGGTCGAGGTGGGCCAGCGGCTGCATCGCCGCCGCCATCGCCAGCAGCGTGTCGAGGCTCGCGGTGCGCGACTCCGCAAGCAGGCGCTTGGCCATGCGCAGGGCGTGCGACGGGTTCTTCGCGATGCGCTCGGCCAGCTCGCGCGCCGCGGGCAGCAGCTCGTCGTGCGGAACGACGCGGCTCACGAGCCCCCAGTCGTAGGCCGTCGCGGCGTCGATGCGGTCGCCCGTGAAGGTGAGCTCGGCGGCGCGCTCGTATCCGATCGCGCGCGGCAAGAACCAGCTCCCGCCGTCGCCGGGCACAAGGCCCACGGCGACGAAGCTCTCGGCGAACGAGGCGCGGTCGGAGGCGATGCGGATGTCGCACATGAGCGACAGGTCGCAGCCGGCGCCGATCGCGGGGCCGTTGACCGCGGCGATCAGCGGCACCTCCAGGCGCAGCGCGGCGCGTGGAATGCGCTGGATGCCGTTCATGTACTCCTGCCGCTGCCGGCGCTCGTCCACGCCGAACATTCCCGTGCGGTCGGCCATCTCCTTGACGTTGCCGCCCGACGTGAAGATCCTGCCGGCACCGGTGAGGATGATCGCCTTCACGTCGAGATCGTCGTTGGCCGCGTCGACCGCGGCGTCGAACGCAGCGATGAACGGCTTCGGAGTGATCGCATTGCCGG contains:
- a CDS encoding SDR family NAD(P)-dependent oxidoreductase, yielding MSRLIVTGGASGIGLATVRGMLDRGDRVGAIDLNPASLAALRATFADAVADGRLATAQADVSDEPRMERAIGGFADAFGGIDGIVNNAAIGGAIGPLVDTRVEDWDATFAVVTRGVFIGVKHAARLLIAQGTGGSIVNIGSIAGLIADAGPQAYSVAKAAVIHMSRVFGAELAPHGIAVNTVNPGLIETPINPTSARRTRDDFARAQPWPEAGRPEHVARAVLFLTDPATRFITAETVTVDGGIAGVGHRLGTLMGTNSLQHGVAGMNYGTTGRAADIHTRRASAP
- a CDS encoding acyl-CoA dehydrogenase family protein encodes the protein MSDEILTADAELVEMLGDVFAAARESRAPGVGRVSVDRDLWAQLAELGLTRLTGDESAGGSGATWTEGIALVRAAASYGVRLPLVENDLLAGWIADEAGLPATDAVRTVAVVDENGVARHVPWAGAVDAIVVVAGGPGAYRIAETTVSDVRVETGENLVGEPRDTITVDLSAIGGVAVPDETVAQLQRKSALVRAVQVSAALERILALAVEHATVRVQFGRPLARLQAVQHLLADIATEASLARSATEFALVTALADGWSAPDLDTLIAIARSCAGHAASVVVRDAHQVFGAIGTTREHVLHEYTRAALAWRGEHGSVQSWDKKLGEAARAAGRDGLWALITS
- a CDS encoding acyl-CoA dehydrogenase family protein, coding for MRGDARLVPQVARISDDERALRAEVREFLAEKRAAGRFEPTVDSWLSGWDEDFSRELAARGWLGMTIPVEYGGRGRSFGERFAVVEELLAAGAPVAAHWIADRQIAPSLLAYGTEEQKQAYLPRIAAGEGYWGIGMSEPNSGSDLASVRTRAERVDGGWRVSGNKVWTSGAHHAHAFIVLARSAPVDPEHRHAGLSQFIVEFAQEGVDVRPIVSMNGSHHFNEVFLDNVFVPDDRAFGEIGSGWKQVTSELGYERSGPERLLSTFPLLAELAESARTGHVEADADLGCLVARIAGLHQMSMAVSGALERHEPADVAAAVVKVLGTTTEGDIADYADLRVGDDVDDRTLTALTARAVDQRPGFTLRGGTNEVLRGVIARGLGLR
- a CDS encoding crotonase/enoyl-CoA hydratase family protein codes for the protein MTSLDITREGAVELWTINDPSTGNAITPKPFIAAFDAAVDAANDDLDVKAIILTGAGRIFTSGGNVKEMADRTGMFGVDERRQRQEYMNGIQRIPRAALRLEVPLIAAVNGPAIGAGCDLSLMCDIRIASDRASFAESFVAVGLVPGDGGSWFLPRAIGYERAAELTFTGDRIDAATAYDWGLVSRVVPHDELLPAARELAERIAKNPSHALRMAKRLLAESRTASLDTLLAMAAAMQPLAHLDPEHDERVEKWKTS
- a CDS encoding class I adenylate-forming enzyme family protein, giving the protein MSSPHLDPAQRRASVEARYPEWTPQAIHAWFLRTAEAFPDRDFVVTDERTFSYREIAERVRRVAGGLHARGVRKGDHVAVMMANYPEYVVLKYALSTLGAVIVPLNFAFKRDELAFVLRNSEAVALITMTGFRGLDYLAMLDEIVPGWERGGFAELPDLRFVVQFEAMAPLRPGVAAFPALEAGGEPPDDLPEVAGDDLSILFYTSGSTGAPKGVLWTHDQDARIGYGGAVSRAFGDGWRVLSALPLYHAFANNEVLNASMFAGGAVITRLQFAPDDILAAIERHRANELVTVPTMVISLCDGATTTDHDMGSLVGLMSAGAPAPVWLWERAMSLLQVTEATTGYGQTESGGGQVMSRPEDGVEFVASTVGRIKYAGVAGIPERGGDVAEMRAADPETGEILPDGEIGELISRGPVNAVGYWKRPDETTTFREGGWVYSGDIGRVTSDGAVHLTGRKKELIRSGAENYAPKEVEDLLTSQPGISQAYVVGIPDPKWGEIGCAWLVRDSGTDADEAALAHALERVCREKLAAFKRPRQFRFIEAAQLPTTATGKVQKFRLVEMAAQGPVG
- a CDS encoding CaiB/BaiF CoA transferase family protein, whose translation is MSAPAGRGPLAGVRVIELAGIGPGPFAAMLLADLGADVVRVDRLGARPVVERRIEVNGRTRRSIAVDLKSPRGRELVLRMVADADALIEGMRPGVTERLGLGPDDCLAVNPALVYGRITGWGQDGPYAQTAGHDITYLAVTGGLHAVGHGDRPPVPPVNIIGDFGGGGMYLAFGIVAAVLRARATGEGDVVDASIVDGVASLFGMMRGFLHDGTWVDRRESNFMDGGAPYYRAYRCADGRDVAVGAIERHFWDVLIERIGLSGDPRMAARDDRTRWPELIAALDAHFATRPRDEWVALTAGTDACLAPVLTFEESLHDPQLRARGAFSEVGGIWHPAPAPRFARAGTTPPRPAPEIGENTDDLLAWLGLDAGEIADLRGEGVVG
- a CDS encoding SDR family NAD(P)-dependent oxidoreductase gives rise to the protein MSEEANEWAGKVAVVTGAAGPMGRNLVETLLERGTSVLGIDLPDVVAASDLAHDELLFVGADISSREQLAEAFRRLDERWDGRVDYLANIAGIVSPPHSITEITEDEVAHVFGVNVNGTLFAAQEAARRMIAGGRGGSIVNIASLAGFMGRMQFPTHTYSTSKGAVIGFTTSLAAELGTHGIRVNCIAPGLHVTPLALATAGSPEESKRFFEGAAKAAPLQRVGDPAEMTGPILHFFSEASSFMTGQLVANDGGRSTWYQ